From the Terriglobia bacterium genome, the window CGCGATCGACATCCTCCCACCGAAGGCTGAGGATCTCCCCGCGCCTCCAGCCGCTGCAGTAGCCGAACCGCACGATGTCGTCGATGGTCTCCGGGAGGTGGGCGACGATGGTCTCGATCTCGTGCCGCTCGAAGAACCCGGTGCGCACGTTGTTCTCGCGCAGCGTCGGGAAGTACGGCACCCGGAGGATCTTCTCCTCCTTGTGCGCGAGCCGGAAGGCGGCCCGCATGTGCTGCACGGATCGATTGCAGGTCGCCGGCGCCTTGCCCTCCTCGAGTCGCGAGTCGATGAACATCCGAATCTGCTCGGTCGTCACGTCCGAGGCTCGCATGAACTTGAAGAAGGCTCGGACCGGCTTGAACTTGCATTCGATGCGGGAAGCGGACTTCGCACCCTTCTGCCGCAGGTGCGCCGAGTAGGAGTCCAGGAGTTCCTCCACGGTGATTCGTTCGGCTCGGGGACCAATGAATCGGTCGCCGTAGATCTCCTTCAGGCGTGCCTTGAGTCTTTTGCGGGCCTCGGCCTCGGACTTGGCTCCACGGCCATCGAGGCCTCCCGGCTCGCGGACCGGCTTGCCGCGGAAGTAGTACTGGATAAACCAGCGATGACCGCGCTCGAAGACCCTACCGTCGCCCCTCATAGCGCCTTCCCGGGGGCCCCTGCCCCGCGTTGAAAACGAGGAGGCGCTGTCGTGGTTGATCGAGCCGTGCAGGTATGCTGATAACCTTGGCCCAGCCCACGATACGTCCCCAAGGCGTTGTGGGTCAGGTCCCGTCGGGTGCTTCTACACCCGGCGGGGCCGTTTCCCACAGGACAGTTACCTCCGCTCCGCACCTTAATCAACGCCCTTGCCTCATCTGGTTCCAACGTTCCAGCCCGCGCGCCGAGAAGACCAGCCGCCTGCCAACACGGACCGCGAAGGGGAGCCCCTTGGCGTGGCGGTAGAGCCAGTCTCGTGAGACGCCGAGCCGTCGAGCCGCTTCGGCGATGTCTAGGTTCTCATCGGGTCCGGTCGTTCTTCCTGAGCCGACTGTCGGCATCGCGAGGAGGCGAGCAGAGGCCGCAGCTATCCGCGCCGAAAGCGCGGCGATGATCGTGGAGAGCCGCTCCGGCGGGGCCGCGGAGATCTCCCGATCCAACGCGTCGAACGTCCAATGTAAGCCGGTCATTCGGTCACCCGGTACGACACGCCCCTGCATGGGATCCACTTGTTCTCCCACCTGGGCAGACCTGCGGCGAGCAGCGTGGCGACCTCCGCGATCTCGGCGTCCTGACGCACATGGCTACCCATGGTTCGGCTCCACGGCGTCGATCCACTCCGCGACGAGCTCGGGCGCTGCAGGGGGATGGCAGGTCCCGCAGACCAAAGCGCCGTGAATGGAGCGCCAGAATCGGCCCTGACCGCAGCTCGAGCAATTCGTCTGGCTCTTAAGCTCCTCGGCGAGGACGACGTCGATGAAGCCCTGCTCAACGGAGAAGACATCGATTCCAAATGCCGCCTTGAGGCGGGCAAAGCCTGCGATGTCCTGAGGGTTCATTCCCGAGATGCTCAACAGGTCGGTAAGTTCACGGGCCGTCCAGATCCGTCCGCGCCGAACACCGTCGGCCATCAGCACGCGGATGTGCTCGACCCGCGGGACGAACCACAGGGTTTCCGAGAGCCACGGCACCGTCGCCTCGACGGCGTAGCCGCACCGCTCGAACTCGCGCAACGACATTTCCAGGACTTGGCCCTCTTGCTCGAGGACCCTGACCAACTCGAGCTTCGCAGCGCGAAGCGTCTCCCGATGCTCCGGTGTAATGGCCCCCGACGGAGCGTCCAAGACAATGCGGTCGCCCGAGAGGGCGAGGGTGACGCCCTTCCTCCGCAGTTCGCGCACGAGCACCAACGCCTGGGTCATAGCTCGAAGTGCTCCCGATCGGGGGTCGGTGGACCCCCTGACGCGGGCGGCGGGACCCCTTCTTCACCAGGTTCCCCTTTCCGATCCGCAACACCCGCAACAACGGCGTCGTTCCGCTCTTTTTCACCACTTTCGGCAACCGCAACATGGGGGGGTGTGTTGCGGTTCGAAAAGTGGCCAAAAAGCCCGTCGTTCCGCGCTTGTTGCGGCTGTTGCGGTTGCGAAGGGAGGTAACGGGAGAAAGCATCCGTGAAGTCGGCCAACCGATAGCCCCTCGGCGTTTCGGACCCGTATCGGATGGTCCTGGGTCGGACTCCGAACGGACGGAGCAGATTCGCCATCGCTGTTTTGGAGAGGGGTCTGCCCTTGCTCCACTCCGGCCACGGGCGATCCTCGAGGTTGTTGAGCGCGGACACGATGACGTCCGAGGGGATCTGGTCGTCCCCACGCTCGTCGAAGAGCTGACGAATGTCGGCCAGCAGCTGCACGGCGGCAGATGGGTCTCCATCCTCGCTGCCACCGTTCAGCGCAAGGGCCGCCTCCCGAGCCTTCTTGGGCCACTCCCCGCCAATCGCATCGGCGATGGCCAGGAGGGGACGCCAATTGTCCTGAGCACGGTCATTAAGTTCTTCGGGAACGCTCGGTTCCGCGTCCGCCAGGTCCTTCGCGTGGTCTGCCGCCCAGCGAAAGGCCTTGG encodes:
- a CDS encoding site-specific integrase; the encoded protein is MRGDGRVFERGHRWFIQYYFRGKPVREPGGLDGRGAKSEAEARKRLKARLKEIYGDRFIGPRAERITVEELLDSYSAHLRQKGAKSASRIECKFKPVRAFFKFMRASDVTTEQIRMFIDSRLEEGKAPATCNRSVQHMRAAFRLAHKEEKILRVPYFPTLRENNVRTGFFERHEIETIVAHLPETIDDIVRFGYCSGWRRGEILSLRWEDVDRDAGEVRLRAEASKTGEGRCLPLEIGELQDVIERRWAAREYSLPDGASGLSAVVFHRHGNPVKDFKRVWAAACTSAKVPGRLFHDLRRSAVRDMIRAGVPQAVAQRISGHKTASIFNRYNITSDTDKREALRKLEAYRASRPAPASNVVVMSRPS
- a CDS encoding helix-turn-helix domain-containing protein — its product is MTGLHWTFDALDREISAAPPERLSTIIAALSARIAAASARLLAMPTVGSGRTTGPDENLDIAEAARRLGVSRDWLYRHAKGLPFAVRVGRRLVFSARGLERWNQMRQGR